DNA from Globicephala melas chromosome 11, mGloMel1.2, whole genome shotgun sequence:
GCCTCAAGGATCCTCTTCTCCACGTCTAGCTCCCCTCCTAGGAGCTGGACCAAGGTCCACAAGTTTGACGATAGTGGCTGCCCCATCAGGCTCCACACCTTGCAGCTGCAGCCCAGCCCCACTGTCTGGCCTTTCCAGCTCCCTAGGCCCTGCCCCTGGGCTCCAGACTCATGAACCTAGCTGAGCAGATATTTCTGCTCTTAATTCGGGTGACTAAGGGCTCCCTGCTCTCCCGAGTAACTCGCgctacaggaaaataaaattcagccTGGTTTTTCTACGTGTAGCATGCAGTCTGTCAGTGTCTCTCAAGCTGCAGGGCTGCCTCTGGGAAGGACAGGCGAGCCAGACTCGAGTCTGGGCATCGGCCGCGCCCTCTGATGACCGCTGGGTGGCGGCCACTCCCCGCGGACCGCCCCACCCCCCTTCCCGAAGCACCCGGTCTCCCTTCCTCCAAATCCCCCAATTTCCTCGCTGCAGACCTGGGGACCCTCGGCAGATAGGTTGAAGCGGAAGAGTGGGGCAGCGGCTCGGGTAAGGGAGCTAGCTTCCAAAACCGTTGGCTTCCGAGCGCCGCTCCTGCTGCCGCCCCCTCCCTACGGGTCCCCCGCAGCCCGGCGGCCGCCCCGGCCCCCACGGTAACAAAGGCTGGCCCGGGAAGGCAAATGCGTGGGGAGGAGCGGCAGGAGATGGGAAGGGCGGGCCCGGCTCGGAGCAGCTGCCGCTTCCTCCTCAAGTCCCTCGAGGGGCCTGAGTCACGGGCCGCCGCCCTGGGTTGGCGAGCTGGGGGCGGAGGTCTGGACACCTGGGTTATCCGGGAGCCGGGTGAGAAGCCGTGGGGACAGACGTCGGAGGGCCAGGGCTGGCGGCGGGAAGAGAGGAGACCCGGAGCCGAGTCCCACGCGGGGTCGGAGGGAGCGAGGCTCCGCCCGCTCGCCCGGCTCCGCCCCgcgcccccttccctctccccattgtcCTCAGACAAAGCGGCCGTCTCCCCCCGCCCGGTCCCCTGGTCTCTGTCTCCGTCCCTCCTCCTTGGCTCCCTCTTTccgtcctcctctccctccctcctcccctccctcctgtctccGGATCTCCCTcgatccctctctcctcctcttcctctctcctcctctctccggACGTCAGGCTCCTTCGCACCCCCTCCCCTGGGAGCCCCGCGGCGTGTGAGTTGACTGAGGGGCTTCAGCCTTGGGGAGGGGGTGTCTCCACTCCCGTCCCCGCTCCCGTCCCCGGCCCGAACCTTGGGCTGTCTCCTCTTTGTGCCGAGATTGCCTGTCTGTGCGGTCAGAGCCGGGTGGGGATGGCCGGCTATGTCGGGGTTCCGTGAGAGCCAAGACCCGGGCACAGGACTGGCAGGCTCCGGAAAAAAGAGGTGTGGGGCCGGTGCTCCGCACGCCTGGGTCCCGGGGCACCGCCGGTGGGGGAGGCAGGCGGTGGTGCCGGGACCGCGTTAGGGTGGGGGTGGACGCCAGGGTTCTGGGAACGTGCTGGCAGGTCCGACACCCGGGTTCCGAAAGTCCCCGGGGGAGGGTATTTCCCCTGACCCGCCTCGGGGCGGAGTGCGGGGCggaggggtgggggctggggggccgGAGAGGCGTGGCCCGAGCAGAGCTGGAAGGGGAGCCCGGACCTCCTGGGCCCACGCTGAGACGCGCCGGGCTGCAGCCGCGGAACCCCCTCGCCCCTCTGCCCCCTAACTTCCCCTTCTCCCTTAGACCTCTCCACTCTCCGCCCTCCCACCTCCCCGACACCCCCTCAGGTCCCAGTGCCCCCTCTCCGGCGGGATTCCCTGACCTCTcttcccactctcaccgctcCTGGGGTAGCGGTGAGGCAACCTCGCCTGGACCCTGTCCCCCTCACGTCcagcctctcctttctctcttcgcCCTCGCGCCAACTTCTCtcgtttttctctcttctcacattCTGGGGACTGTCTCTGATACCCAATAACCTGTACTGACAAATCTGACTCCTGCCTCTTTGCCCTGAATCTCCACTCTTCCTCTCAACCCATCCCCCGACCGCCATCAACTTGGCTATTAGTTTCCCCTTCACTTTCTCagcttttcccctttctctgctccccgctctttccctctgtcctcaccctcagctcctctgccctcctctgtGTCCCACCTCTCCGCTCCActacctcccctcccacccccattctcACCCTCTGGGCCTCTCTGGAGCCTCTCCTTCCTGTTCTCTGCCCCCAGCgttccccaccctccccaaggGGACCATGGCCACCATCCCGGACTGGAAGCTACAGCTGCTAGCCCGGCGCCGGCAGGAGGAGGCAGCCGTTCGTGGCCGGGAGAAGGCAGAGCAGGAGCGGCTGTCCCAGATGCCAGCCTGGAAGCGGGGGCTTCTGGAGCGCCGCCGGGCCAAGCTTGGTCTGTCTCCCGGGGAGCCTAGCCCTGCGCCTGGGACTACGGAGGCTGGACCTCCAGACCCAGACGAGTCTGCTGTCCTCCTGGAGGCCATTGGGCCAGTGCACCAGAACCGATTTATTCGGCAAGAgcgccagcagcagcagcagcagcagcagcggagTGAAGAGCTACTTGCAGAGAGACGGCCTGGGTCTTTAGAGGCCTGGGAGCGGAGACTCAGCCCTGGGGAGATGCGGGATCAGAGCCCCAAGGGAAGAGAGTCAAGAGAAGAGCGGCTCAGTCCCAGGGAAGccagagagaggaggctggggatAGGGGGAGCTCGAGAGTCGAGCCCCAGGCCTTTGGAGGCTCGAGACTGGAGGCAGAGCCCAGGAGAGGCTGGAGACAGGAGCTCCAGACTGTcagaggtgaggaaatggaggctgagCCCTGGAGAAACTCCAGAGCGGAGTCTGAGACTGGCAGAGCCTCAAGAACAAAGCCCCAGGAGAAAAGAGGTGGTGGAAAATAGACTGAGCCCGGTGGAGTCTGACAACCAGAAGTTGGGCCTGACAGAGGCCCATAAATGGACGCCTGACTCCAGAGAGTCTCAGGAACAGAGTTGGGTACAACCGGAGGCATCAGAGTGGAGGCTGAgctcaggagaagaaagaaaagactgcTCAGAGGAATGTGGGAGACAAGAAGAGAGGCCAAGTCCAAGGATGGTCCCAGAAGAGATTACAGCGTTGTCAGAGACCCTGACAAGGGAGGCTCCAGACAGCAGTTCTGGAGGAGTGGAGGCAGCAGAACAGAGACCCACCCCTGCGGAGGATGGCGAGAGGGGCTTGAGGCTGACAGAAGGGTGGAAATGGACCCTGAACTCTGGGAAGGTTCGAGATTGGACACCCAGGGACACAGAGACTCAAACTCAGAAACCAGACCCTCCAGAGTCTGCCGAGAAGCACCTGAGTCCTCTCGCTGCAGAGGCtggagaaggggaagctgagaaGGAGGAGGCAGGGGCTCAGGGCAGGCCTCTGAGCACCCTGCAGAACCGCTGCTCTGTGCCCTCCCCCCTCTCACCAGAGGACGCTGGGACTGGAGGCTCTAGAcagcaggaagaggaagcaggggaACTCCGGCCCCCACCAGCAGCCcctctgtctcccccacccccagccccacctgccccccagTCCCCTGGGGATCCCCTCATGAGCCGGCTGTTCTATGGGGTGAAGgcagggccaggggtgggggcccCCCGCCGCAGCGGACACACCTTCACAGTCAACCCCCGGCggtccgtgccccctgcagcccctgccACTCCGGCCAGCCCAGCCACAGCTGACGCTGCAGTCGCTGGGGCTGGGAAGAAGCGGTACCCAACTGCCGAGGAGATCTTGGTTCTGGGGGGCTACCTCCGCCTCGACCGCAGCTGCCTTGTCAAGGGGTCCCCTGAAAGGCACCACAAACAGGTAGGGAGCAGCCAAGTCAGACTCCTCAGAAGCCCACTGTCAGCTCTCTGTGGGCTCCTGTCTCTGTCTCATACGCCTGTATTCTTGTCTCGGTCTACGCGTTCTTGTTGATTCCTGCCACCACTCTTCCTCCCCTGCGCACACACCCTTCCTTCTCGTAGCCCTTCTTTTCCATTCACTTCCCAGCCCAAGGAGGCTGCCCTGCAGGCAAGCGCTGTCCTGGGTGTGTCACTCTCAGGCTGTGCCCAGGCTGCTCACCCTCCGTTCCCTCAGgctctgagcccccagccccccagttCTTTCCATTGCTGACTCTGTGACCCAACCCAGGCCGTCTGGTGGGAGACCTGAGCTGAGGCCACAGCCTGGAGCCTGTGAGGGCAGGGTCCGCAGGGCAAAAGCACTTCCAGCCTTCCAGCGGGGAGGATGTCGGGGCGGGAagcctggggaggtggaggggtggcTTTGGGCTTGTAGGGAGAAGTGAGCGGAGGAGGGTCTCACAGACCCGAGGACGAGGGGTGCGGAGGAGGGACACCGCAGgacagcagggggaggggagtggaacAGGGCCGGCCAAGGAGCAGAGAAGGCTTTCGAACCCCGAGTCTGCCCCATGGGAGAGACGCACACAGAGGCCATTTGAAGTGGGTGACCTCGAGGTTGCACACCCCCAGCTGGGCCGCTGCTTCAGACAGTACTCCCTTCTCTCTTGGGACAAGAAAAGCCTTCTCCTCTTCCAAAATACCCCCTCGCCACTCCCTCCCTGTCCTTCCTCCCTGGGCTTCCCCTCCGTCCCCAGAACTGGCTCAGCAGTTGGTTTTCCCCTCTCTTCCTGCCATCCCGGCCTCTCCCTCCTCTTGgggtagaaagaaagagaagtgaaTTTGGAGGCACTGTGCTGAGAGCAGGGAGTACAATGGGAGTTAaggacggggtggggtgggggcggggtgggggccgAGGCCAGCAGACGAAGGCAGCGCAGGGAAGTTGGCAACAGCCAAGCTGTCAGCCAAGCAGACTTCtccccctggccctggcccacGTCCTTCCCCACACATCAGTTTCCAGCTTGAAAAACTCTAAGGAAAGAGAGGTCTCTGCATCTAACATCTCTCCAGAGACTGGGAAGACCTTCCTAGTCTCCAGTTCTCATCTCATGTGTGACATCCTCAGACTTGTTTTTTGTGTCCTCAGTATCAGTGGGAAAGCACAGGGACCAAAGCTCAGGGTCACTTGAGACCCCAGTTCATCTTCACATGAAGCTTAAGCTCCCATCCCTGAGCTATGGTCCCTGAGTCTGTCCTGAGCTCTTGGACTGCtaccagccccctccccttcagGCTGGGCAGACGCAAGGAAGTAGATGAGGAACGACCAGGGCGAGGTGTTCAGAGAAGTCACTTCCTGCTGTAGAGGTTGGCTTGTGCCTCTGGGGAGGAACAAAGAGGGGAAGGCGTGAATTTGGGGGCCCAAAGCCCAGGGACTGTCTGAGCGCAGGGCAGGACCTGTGAGGGTGACCATACCTAGGTCAGGGAGCAGGGGAGCCGGAAGCAGATCGCCCAAACAGGAAGCCTGGTGGGGGGGCGGCCGGAAGGCTGGTGGGGCTGAGTGGCAAATGCAGGGCCACGGGCCTGCCAGAACTGTGCTCAGGATGTGGTGAGAGAATAAGGAAGCAGCcgctcggggtgggggtgggggtggggaagaagcaGCACAGAGTTCTCTAGGCCCAGACACCTTCCCCTCGGCCCTCCCTCAGGCCTGCTCCACTTGCCCAGCACCCTGCTCATCAGGGACAGGCATGTCCTGTCCCCAGCTGCCAGATGAGGAATATGAGGACCCTGCCACCCAACACTCCCCCCCTTCCCTAAATAACTCCTGTTTTGCAGGCTAATTCCATCAAATGTATCCCTGCCACTGGGAGagaaatcccagccctgccactggaGCCCAGGGGTTGGGCTGTGGCTGGTGCCCTTCCCCAGAGGCCCCTCTGGCAGGGagaccagcccctcccctctccagccccctTGTGACCTTATATAGCTGATGAGAGGAGTGAGTCACCCCCTCCGTACCCCCCACCCCACACGCCCCATGCAGGCTGTGCATTCCTGAGAAGCCCAGTCAGAAGCTGGGGCGGGTGGTGAGGAGGGAagcagggtggggggagagagacaaACGTGGAGGGAGAGCAAATAAAATGGATCCTTTTCCAGAGCAGATAATAAACTACGCAGCTTGTTATCTCAAAAGGTGATATGAAAAGAAAACCGAAATGGGTTCCCAGAAGTTTGGGTAAATCTGTCAGCAATAGAATTAGTTCCTTTTGAGAAACTGGGATATAAGGGGTCTGGTTCCTGTCACTTGATTCTACCAGCCAGCTGTTCCACAGACACAGACTGGGGGTTGACTGTGTACAGACTGGACTGACCCCGCCCCCAGTATTCCCCCAGTGTTGGTCCTCTGTTGGGACCACATCTGAGGTCTGGATGAAGCCTTCCTTACCCATTGTGGCAACTTCCACGTTTCTGTTGACAGCAGacacaaataagtaaacaaataagtaaattctCTGGTAGGTTAGGTTAGAAGGTGGTAAGTGATTATGGGAAAACATTAGAACAGGGACAAGTGGAACCCAGAGGGCCAGGAGGTAGGAGGAGCAAATATGACAACTTTATAATAGCATGATGCAGAGAGAGGGAACCATGGCTACATTtgggggaagagtgttccaggcagagggaacagccagtgcaaaggccctgaggtaagaGTGCCcctggtggggctggaggagaTCACAGCcaatgtggctggagtggaggaggATGCtggagaggagtggggagaggcaCACTGGCAGCCCCCTGTAGGCCTTGGCCAGTCTCTGGCTTTTGCTCCCAGTGAGGTAGGGGCCAATGCCAGGTTTGGACCCAGGGAGTGACACACACAGTCTCTGAGTTCTAGCTTCCCTCAGGGACCCAGGTGTTAGCAACCACCTGTGCAGCCACCAGCCTGGTTTCTCTCCTTATACCCCAGTCCCTGCAGAGACTCAGGGGTGCTGGGCTGCAGCCCTGAGTTTCTCAAACAGACGCCAGAGGAGGCCTGGGGAGATCATCTGGACCTTTCTGAGCCGTTCACATGGAATCCTCCTGTTTGTCTCCTTAATCGCTTTGGCTCCCAGAGTTAATCccaccctgccccttccccctgaGCTTCTTAGGAGGGCAAAGGGGAAGGGTAAAAAGGTAGTGAGAGCAGCTGGGGCTCGCCTGCTCTTGAGACAGTATGTTTAGGAAGGATTTTCTGCCCCGTCCAGATCCCTTCTGGTCATTTGCCTCTGTCTCTGCACGTCCCTTCTGGTGCACTCTCCACCCCCATGCCATGTTTGCCCGGACTTTCCTCTCTGCCCCTGTCACCTCCCCCAGCTGCACCTTTCAGGCACTCAGgctcatcttctccctgtgttttgGGGAGagtctcttctcctctgggcttTTCTGTTGGTCTCCGCTCCCCTCTCAGACCCAGGACCCTTTCCTGTGGGTCCACTCCAGCTGGaggaggggagtgaggggggTGAAAGGGGCTGGTGACCAGGGTCCTGGGTTTCCCCCAACATCAAGGGGCCAAGGCTATGGAAACCATTGTGCCTGTCTTTGCTTTTGGTGGGGATCCCTCCCAGCCAGCTCTTTCCAGCTCTTTTCAAATCTCACCTCCTCTGGGTAGCTGTCCTGATTGCTCCCAGGGTGCCCAAAGACTCAGTTCTCATCACAGGACTTATCTccatgtttttaatttgtttttacccTTCTGCCTCCCACACTCTAACCCACTTGGTCCTCCGTTACTCACTTCTGCCACCTGGGCCCCCGCCAAAGCTCAGGTCAAAGTCAATGTTTCTGAAATGATATGATTGAAGAGGGAAAATCTGGGACTGGAGAGAGAGTACTGAAAGGACAACTGGCTTCCAGAGTGGCTGGGGAGGACAAAGTCAGCGAGTGCCCAAATCCAGTCCCCACTCTCCATCCTGCACCTGTTACCCTGCGGTCTTCCCCCTGCTGACCTCGCCTCCTCCCccctttctctcccaccctcagCTCAAGATCTCCTTCAGCGAGACAGCCCTGGAGACCACGTACCAATACCCCTCCGAGAGTTCGGTGCTGGAGGAGCTGGGCCCCGAACCTGAGGCCCCCAGTGCCTCCAGTCCCCCAGCGGCCCAACCCGACGACGAAGAGGATGAGGAAGAACTGCTACTGCTGCAGCCAGAGCTCCAGGGCGGGCTGCGCACCAAGGCCCTGATAGTGGGTGAGCGCGGGCTCCGCCGGCCCGACGGCGCCCCCTGGTGTTCGGAGTGGGCGCTGCGatccaggagggagggggaggatttAATGTTGGCGCTTGGAAGGGTCTTGGCAGGGCCTCTAGCCCAACTGCtcctttcacagatgggaaaacggAGGTCTTGGGAAGCGAAGTGCACGTGAGGTCTCCATATTTCAAAACCAGGCCTCTTTCTGAGCGCTCTAGTGTGGTTAAAAACACAGCGTTTGGATCAGACAGGCCTGAGTTTGAATTCCATCTTGTCTCTTAATTGTGGTGTGACCTCAGGGAAATCACCTGACCTCTGGCCTCAGTTTATTATTgtgaaatggggttaataataacTACCTCTTGGAATTGTTGGGAGGGTTAAGTAATTTTTGTAGAACACCTAGGAACTACGGCTGGACatcaaattacttaacctctcctgGGGGTTATTGTGAGATTAAACGAGTTATGAGAATGGCTGGCACAGAATCCATGCTAAATGAGTGATGGCTGTTACTAGTAGTAACAGGCACTCAGGATGTGGAAGATATTATAAGATTTCCTACATGCCAACTGGCCTTCAGTGTGGGCAGTGGGTCAGGAAGGCGGGAAGCAGAGACCCTCACTCATTCTCTATCCTTATTGCCTCCTCTCCCACAGATGAGTCTTGCCGGAGGTGACCCTCTTCCAACACTGGGATatacctccctccttcccagaaCTGAAGATCCTGGAGCCCAGAAGATTCAGAGCAGACAGACCTTGAACATGAGCCTGGCAGGGAAGGGCAACCCACATCTTCCAACTTGCTTTCCTCATCCTGTTTCTGGGGGCGGAGGCAACCGCACAGTTTCCACCCTCATCAGACATGCTGGTGCATCCTAGGTGATCCAAGATCCCCATCAAGTCCTGGGGAGGAGCACAGAACTCACGGGGCGCAGTGGGGGGGTACGGATGGAGCACCCTCTCCATCTCCATGGGCAGGGTAACTCTCCCCACAGCCTTCCTTGACTCCCCACCCGCCCCCTGAGGCTCTCGGGATTTAAGTACCCATGTCCCTGGGAGACCTGGCCCCCACTGCATTTACAGGCACCTCTCCCTCCTGTTCCTTAGGTCACTGCCCCTTTGTTTACAGCGCCTGCCTCCTTTCTTGACCACAGCCTGGTTTACAAAATCCCCCagttcccagccccacctgccaaaGTCCCGGGTTTACAAGCCACGTCTACTTGTGTGTCCACAAAGAATCCTCTCCCCTGTCCCCTGAAGTCACCTCATTGGGGTGACCTGGGGGTATGGCTTCCTCCACCTTTGCTCAGTATTACTGTCTCAGTTTTCCCCAAGAGGGAAGGCTGGGAACCTTAACTCTGTATCCCCCTCTAGTTATTTAATTCTGTTCCTCCTAGTGGTTCACAATTGAACTGAATTGCGAGGGTGTGGGGTGAGTAATGAGGCGCCTCAACTTTCTTCCCCcaattctccttccttctccattgcctggtttttttggttttgtttgtctttttttaactttccataaTAAAGTGGAGCTCTCTCCGactctcctgctgctgcttctttagAAAAAGTGcatgttgggggtggggtgggctctGGGCTCCTCATTCCAGgcctctccctcccatcttcttCTTAGCCGTGAAGAGGAAGCAGCCACGGCTGTGGGAGGGGAAAATGACGAAGGTGAACCAGGAACTCAGCAATGACTTGTAGAAAGGGCTCTGGGAGAGCCTGGCACTGGTTTCTCAAAGGACTAGCAGGTGAAGGactggatttttgttgttgttgtttgtttgtctgtttgtttgtttgtttttggctgcgcctCACGGCTTGCAGCATctcagttcctcaaccagggattgaacctgggccactgcGGTGAAATCGCCAAATCCAAACCCCTAGACCACCAAGGAActccctgttttttttaattctctcttttttttaattaaattttttttttagtctagGGCTGGTTTGAGAAAGGGCAGTTGAAGCATCCACTAGACTGGAAGTACCATGAGGACAAACTGTGTTGGTTGGGTTTACTGCAGCATCCCCATGCCTGGCACCTCGTAgacacaaaaatttatttttaaaatgaatgactgagcaaatgaatgaaaaaatgaaaagagccaAAAACTTGGAAGCAAAGGACACTCTGAATTGAAGGATTCTGGTATTCAGAAGCCTAGTGCAATGCCAGCAGCCAGATAGTATGTGATTAGTAGTGGCTAATCCAGAGGATTTTACTCCAAGACTCAGGACCATAAATAATAAGTCTCCTGAAATTGCTGCAAGTATAGTGTATGTACAGAAGTGCAGATTCCTCAAAAGGGTCTCCTCTGATAGACAATGGGATAATTCATGGCTTTGTGGCCCAAGTGTAGTTGGTACTGGGAGGTTTCCCCAtttcaatgaatttttattttctacaaatgtagaatatctgtattttacttatcagtctttttttttttttaagttctccaGGCTAATCAAGACATGGTTAAGTAGTTGTAGTCCTTCTATCACTAGAGGATGCTCCTTTCAGACTAGTCAGAGGAGATTCcttctttattaaaaacaaagtgtATTAGACAAATTGATCTTAAACATATGCCAAAGGTCTTTAATTTACCAGCAAGGGAACAAGCAAAGTGTCAAAAGAATGAGCCACTTCAGAGAGGATGTGGGTAGGAGGGAAACAGGATACTACATGAGTAGCTAATTAGGTAAAGATCCTAATCAGTTGTGACCCAggaaagcagaagcaagaggCTCTGAGGTGCCAGGGGTGTCCACAGTCCatttcagaaatagaaagcagTGCATTCAATAAgttaatgagggcttccctggtggtgcagtggttaagaattcacctgccaatgcacgggacacgggttcgaggcctggcccaggaagaccccacatgctgtcgAACAACTAAGGGCATGCActacactactgagcctgcggtctagagcccatgtgccacaactactgagctcgtgcgcctagagccggtgctccgcaataagagaagccactgcaatgacaacCCGGCACTGCCGCTCACCGCAACCACAgtaagcctgcgtgcagcaacgaagacccaacgcagccaaaaataaaaataaataaatttttaaaaaagaaagaaagaagccaatGATGTGGAGCTACCTGTGGCTGTTAACTGGAAtaacaaatgtttcttttcccAGCGTAGTGTCGATAAATACAATTAATTGTAAAAGTATGAAGCAGGATCAAACAGAGGACGGCAGAGTCAAGCAACAAACTCTGCTTATTTAAAATTAAGCAGTCACCAGTGAGTTTCTCAAGcagttagcaaaaaaaaaaaaaagctgaatacaaaaagaaaaataaaaaaaaatgctgaatacAGTTTGCACATTCCTTAGTTTGcagatcttttaaaataacttccaGAGACAGCGCCAAGAAAAGCGGGcacctttattttttctccacatcccttcTCCTGCCTGGAGTCCTCTTTTAAGCCTAACCTGTATTCACTTCTGCGGAAAGTACCAGTCCTAGCAAAGATCACTTCTAATCAGCACGGCCTAATCTGTAATAAGCACGGACCTGATCCTCTAATTTGAAAGACTGCCCCACCAgccgcgcgcgcgcgcacacacacacacacacacatacaccttgcATTATTTTTGGCTCCATGGAACTTACATgtctagttatttatttatttatttttgcggtactcagccctctcactgttgtggcctctcccgttgcggagcacaggctccggacgcgcaggctcagcggccatggctcacaggcccagccgctccgcggcacgtgggatcctcccggaccggggcacgactccgtgtcccctgcatcggcaggcggactctcaaccactgcgccaccggggaagcccacatgttttattttttatgtatcttGTCTCCGCCCCCCTCAAGCCACTGTAAATTCTGTGAGggatttgtttctgatttgttCTTTGGTATATCCCCGGAACTAAAACTGCCTAGCACACATTAGGCTCTCAGCATTTGTGGAATGAAATGAGTGAGTGTAACACCCAGGAGTGACCAACAGAGGGCGAAAGAGAGATTCGGTGGGggaggaaatgaaaatgttttatccCAAGCTTCGAGTACAATTCTGCAAGATTTGACTTCGCTCGGCCACCGTAGTGCTTAGGCCGGAAAAAGTGCAGCTACTTCCGGCTTCCGAG
Protein-coding regions in this window:
- the PPP1R18 gene encoding phostensin; the protein is MATIPDWKLQLLARRRQEEAAVRGREKAEQERLSQMPAWKRGLLERRRAKLGLSPGEPSPAPGTTEAGPPDPDESAVLLEAIGPVHQNRFIRQERQQQQQQQQRSEELLAERRPGSLEAWERRLSPGEMRDQSPKGRESREERLSPREARERRLGIGGARESSPRPLEARDWRQSPGEAGDRSSRLSEVRKWRLSPGETPERSLRLAEPQEQSPRRKEVVENRLSPVESDNQKLGLTEAHKWTPDSRESQEQSWVQPEASEWRLSSGEERKDCSEECGRQEERPSPRMVPEEITALSETLTREAPDSSSGGVEAAEQRPTPAEDGERGLRLTEGWKWTLNSGKVRDWTPRDTETQTQKPDPPESAEKHLSPLAAEAGEGEAEKEEAGAQGRPLSTLQNRCSVPSPLSPEDAGTGGSRQQEEEAGELRPPPAAPLSPPPPAPPAPQSPGDPLMSRLFYGVKAGPGVGAPRRSGHTFTVNPRRSVPPAAPATPASPATADAAVAGAGKKRYPTAEEILVLGGYLRLDRSCLVKGSPERHHKQLKISFSETALETTYQYPSESSVLEELGPEPEAPSASSPPAAQPDDEEDEEELLLLQPELQGGLRTKALIVDESCRR